The Oligoflexus sp. genome has a segment encoding these proteins:
- a CDS encoding sigma-70 family RNA polymerase sigma factor — MNKSQVTKESPQLDFQTLYKKHYSAVRAVVSRFKFQDATADDLIQDIFVQAWQNLASLKEQAAFSGWLMTIARNRCLNELRKTKRTVSVSGTDAISEEDGASGAEIILVADDEFASLHFEQSITLLRQLIQMHEGEPRATVARYFYLDQMSVKEICDSLQMNQNTVLSHLRRFRLIVSQAMIQLAEEKGLEIN, encoded by the coding sequence GTGAATAAAAGCCAGGTGACGAAAGAAAGCCCCCAATTGGATTTTCAAACTCTCTACAAAAAACACTATTCGGCCGTGCGTGCGGTCGTTTCACGCTTCAAATTTCAAGACGCGACAGCGGACGATTTGATTCAGGATATTTTCGTCCAGGCCTGGCAAAACCTTGCCAGTCTTAAGGAACAGGCTGCTTTTAGCGGCTGGCTGATGACGATTGCGCGCAATCGCTGTTTGAATGAACTGCGCAAAACCAAGCGGACCGTATCGGTCTCCGGTACGGATGCGATCTCGGAAGAAGACGGTGCTTCAGGCGCCGAGATTATCCTGGTCGCGGATGATGAGTTCGCGTCGCTGCATTTTGAACAATCCATCACCCTTTTGCGTCAGCTGATTCAGATGCATGAAGGTGAGCCCCGAGCCACGGTCGCCCGCTACTTCTATCTGGACCAAATGTCGGTCAAGGAAATCTGCGATAGCCTGCAGATGAATCAAAACACCGTGCTGTCCCATCTTCGCCGTTTTCGCTTGATCGTAAGCCAGGCCATGATTCAATTGGCCGAAGAAAAGGGTTTGGAAATCAACTAA